The region TGAGTGCAAGGAATTAAAGTAATATCGCAGTTAGACTCATAAGCACGCCTGTCACCACTACGTTAGAAATCTCCTCTACTGCCTCTAACCTATGCTTGCGATCTAGGACGACTACACTCTATAAATGGGAGAATCTCCACTTCATGGGCAAGAAGCGTATGTATTTTCACTTGATCCGTGAGGCCAAGTGCCGGGCTGCGAGGATGACGACAGCATCTCCATCGTGGGGACGCGTCCCTTGACAGAAACTGACTTATAAAGCCAACTGTTCATACTGTGCAAGGACCAGCTCAAGTGAGTAAGAATGGGAACATAGACGCCAAGTcgaaatcatcaccagtgTTGACTGCATCGGGCACAGCGCCCACGAGGCAACCCTCTCCACCAGACACCCAGAGAAGTTTGTCGCCCTATCTTACGCATTAGCCAATGATCCGAATCCAAAAACAATCAGGAAAAAAATAACCTACCTCATTGACATCCATTTCATGCGAGTAGACATTCGGGTCGTCCCAAATCTCCCCGCACTGTATCGTCCGCGAGTCGTCCAAGTGCAAGACAAAGCCTGAAATCCGCGAGCAACCACGAGCCCAATTTCGCGGCATATAGGAGCAAAGAATACGCCGTATTTTCCCCGAAATCTCAACAGTGGGCTCGTATTCCTCAGATATGCTATCGCGTCTGTAGAATTCGCCCAACACGACGGGCAGCCTATCATCGTGATAGACAATCCTCATGCCAACGAGTGGCTTCCTCGTGAGAAAGTTTCCCGTTGACAGGTTGATTTGCAGCTCACGATAGAGCGTGATATGGGAGATGTTCTCTAGGGAGGCAGTTTGAAAAAATGCCGGCCCGAGGAGGGCGTGGTTGCGGCTGGTGACGGGTAGGGGAAGCCAATCTGCCGGCTTGGTTACAGCTGGTGCATCTATCTCTGCTACGGAGGGTGAGTTTCGCGGTTGGAAACAGCCGAAGCATTGGAGCACCCAAATGCCGGGCGCCTTGCGGAAAAGTCTCATGTTAGGTTTTGCGATGTCCATAACTCAAGAGTTTCCATGCAACTTACCTTGCTCGAAAAGAATAGCCCATTGGGAGCCTTAATCACAGTCCAGTCCGCCGCCTCGGGATCACCAATGAGGACCATGCGGCCAAAATTGGTGTAAAACTAGATGTTCTCGCTTGTCAGTGTACGTACTCTCAATGAGAACTTCCGAGTTGTTCGTCATTGTGTTCCGTTTGACTTGCCTTGAGTGCAACTGAATCTCGGGCCCCTCTTGCATATCCAACAGCACAAACAGCCTCTCCTTGATCACGATTAAGCACAAAGGCCATGCTCGGCTTGCGTCGAGCTGTGCCAGATAAATGTCCTATTGTAATAtgttcttcgtcatcaaaCATGATATAAAGCGAGCGTACTGTGGGAAAGTCAACCTCGATATGATTCCAACTAATCCTGCTTATTCCGCTGACATTGCGAGCAAAATACTTGTAATTGTCGACCTGAGGCTCCTGAGGGAGGAAATCAACTAGGGGCACTGGGATCAGGTTCACTGGAGGAGGGTTGTCTTGCCACGACACCGGCCCCAAACCAGAACCTGCATCAAGTAGGATGCCTGTGATGACTATGGACTATGGGACCGAGTCAAAATCAGGTCAGGAGGGTAGCAAAGGGGCCATGGTAAACAACTTACATTAAAGGAGACAACCAAGCTTCCAGTAGCAGAACCCGGAATCCACTCCAATAGTTTCCTTCTTGGTCCAAGTGTTTCACGTAGCCGGTAGCCTGGATGCCAGGTCCTGTCCCACACGGCGCCAGACTTGATCTGGACGGACGAGAATGTGCGGTTCCAGCATGCCATCCGAATTCCACTCCAGGAGGAGGGACATACATCGATTGTGCTATCCCCCTTCCAGCCTACCACGTTGCCGTCAATTTCGATCCCGCAAAAATTGTTCgagacatcatcgtcaaacacTTGCGGCCAGATTCGCCTAGAGGAAGATTCTCCACCGCGTAAAGGTACGAAGTGCAACTTCACGCGGGATGCGCTCGCAATGGAGGAAAGGGGGATCTCGGCCTTTTGATTATCGCGGACAAAGTCCTCTTCAACGCAAACTTGGTTTCTCACGAAATCTTTCCCCATGATCCTCTCCATATGAGCTAGAATATATTCCACATTGTTCCAGACAAGCTGAAGAGATAAAGAGTGCGGAAAATCACCATAATCTGTATTCCAAATGCAACACTGAATTCGTTTGGCCGTCTCTTCGGGTGACCCTCGTGAGATGCGAGCATCGGTCACTAGAAAGCGACGACCCAGGGACCTCCAAACATGAGGGCTAGGACTTTGAAGAGCTACGCTTTCCAGTGACCATATGTCCTCAGGGTCTTCTACCTGCAAGAAGATCAAGTCCATAATTTCTTGAGGGAGGTTGAGCTTATCGAATATCCCGCGCTCGTGCTCATGCTTCGCGGAGAGATCCACCCGAGGATATGGATCCTCTTCGTGgtcttcatcaacgccctcGTCTAGGATATCAGGTGAGGCCTCAGAAAGGCCCGTAAGGTTTGGAAGAAAACGGAACACGTCCGTGATGCACTGGCGGAAACACTTTAGCCACTCTGGATGAAACTTGGAGAGACCTGATGCTCTTTCCACAACACGCCAGCACGCAGCGTGATAGACGTTTCCATCGCGTAATTCATATTTTCCCTTTAGCGGAAGATGGTTTGGTTCGATGATTAGCGAGGcttcctttttcttgtttagttgttggaggagctggaacTCCGTATCCCATAACTCTTTCTCGCCATTGCGACGTTGAGGAACGAGATTAGTGCCACAGATGCGACATGTGTAAGATGATTGTATGCTACCGAGGGACGACATGGGTTTTCAAGAAGAGGAGATTAATATGTGACAGCATTGAAACGTACGAAGTGTAAAGTTCTTGTTCCCCTTGAGAGAGAGATGTTGAGGCGAAGTTGAATGGTTATATTGACGCTAGACTATTTTGGATTAAGTGGGTCTCAACTCTCGAGTTCTCAACTTAGCGAGACGCCTAAACCCTTCCAGTCATTTCCTGGCCCAGGTCCAGCGATGTCGCTCTTTATCTGCAAGTGGTTGGAGTACAAGTTGAATCCGCCGGTTCGCCAATTCAGACATTACGCCTTGTGAGTGACTAGGGCGCGATCAGACTCCAGTTGAAGGCCATTTACCCCACAAAGACCGGTGATCACTAAACACCAGATGAGAATACTTAAGAGGAACCAGACTGCTTCAAGACTTCAAGCTCCACTACCCAGGCTGTTGGTTGTCAAGCACCAACGACGAAGATTTGTGCGTCATGGACAGTACCACCCGAAAACTCAGATACGAAGTCATCAACTTCTTTCTTCGAGAATGTCGGCCTCCTACAGTCCAAGATCTAGTAAACAAGGGCCTCGGCGGCGAACGCGATGTCACTGCCGAAttggagaagttgagagacctccaccacctcaatcTATATGACCCTGGGACGCCATCTACAACCCCTATCGCAATGGCTCATCCATTCTCCCATCTGTATGTCGAGCTCGTACACCCCTGTTCTCACCTCAGCTGCTAATATAAAGAGTAGACCAACCCCCAATATAGTCGTAAGCACCTGCTACACATGACCAAAATATGACGGAGGCTAACAGAGCTACGTCAGACTTCGCGAGGTAAATCATGGTGGTGCAATTGCGCATGGTGCGCCTTCGGGCTCGTGTCCATGTTGTCCCCCCAAGACGCCGCTGTGCGCATTTTGACAGCTTCCGGAAACGCTATCACTATACCGGTGAGCAACGACCAGATCAGAGATGAAAGGGCCCTGCAAAACTACTACGCAGTCTTCTCTGCTTCGCCGTCAAAGTGGTGGAAAGATGTGCGATTTGCATGCAGCGGCATTCAGGTTTGCACCTCTcgggaggaggcggagcaGTGGCATGAGAAGCATGGGTTCCCTCCTGGCGATATTATTACTCTGGAGCAGCTGTGGAAATTATCCAAGGTAGTCTTCATTCTTGGTGCGTCTAATTGCGGTATATGCTAACGCTGATATAGGCGTGGTATCATGATAAAGCGTCGTACGAGTATGAGAGAATGACCGAAGGACAAAAGGAGGAGCTGTTCAGGGATATTGGATTGACGTCGAAATATTGGTCCAGCTAGGCCGTAGTTGCGCCTCCAACGGGAAATTGATGCCAAGAGAATGTGAACCATCACCAGCTTGGGACTAACACAGCTGATAACccagaatgtcaagtcaatgtaAGGTCTGTGCACACTTTTATTACAAAATCTAGTTTACTCATTGTACATATTTTGGTATTTCCCATCCAATTTCTCAGATCTTTGAAGCTTGTGATGTAGGCAAGCCCCCAGCCTGATACACcttgaccagttgacgcaCAGCAAGGTCCAGCAAAACATCTTCCGAACCACCGGGAATACGAGCGCCAGGAACATCCCGATAAATAGCTAACACGAGTCAGTAATCTTTATCCCAGAACAGGGCACAAGGGTAAATACTCACCTTCAACCAATGCACCTTGCCCGGCGGCCGTAAATCCATTCCCACCAAACAAAAGCACTGCACACTGCGCACACtcattcaacaccatcgcAGACTTGGCCTTCGCAAGCGCCGTAATCCCACCGAGTTTAAGATCAGCCTCTTGGGGCTTCATATGGCACAGCTGATACAGAATCTGTTCCGTCCACGCATTCATGGTCTCGAGCTCAGCGCCGGCCTTCGCCAGCCTGTGTCTCACAACAGGCTGGTCCatgagcttcttgccaaaggCGTCGCGCTTCAGGCAGTACGCAAACGCGGCGGAGAGGGCTGTTCGCGCTTGTCGCGTGACTCCCACGGCGATGGTGAGGCGCTcgtggttgaagttggtgaggatgatgcGCAGGCCGTCGCCTTCTCTGCCGATGAGGTTCTCCACGGGGACCTTGACGTCGTCGAGTTCAATGTATGTTGTGCCGCCGGCCTTTTGGCCACCGACTGGGAGACGGCGCATTGTGACGCCCGGGTGGCCTTT is a window of Pochonia chlamydosporia 170 chromosome 5, whole genome shotgun sequence DNA encoding:
- a CDS encoding alkylmercury lyase domain-containing protein, producing the protein MDSTTRKLRYEVINFFLRECRPPTVQDLVNKGLGGERDVTAELEKLRDLHHLNLYDPGTPSTTPIAMAHPFSHLPTPNIVTSRGKSWWCNCAWCAFGLVSMLSPQDAAVRILTASGNAITIPVSNDQIRDERALQNYYAVFSASPSKWWKDVRFACSGIQVCTSREEAEQWHEKHGFPPGDIITLEQLWKLSKAWYHDKASYEYERMTEGQKEELFRDIGLTSKYWSS